In a genomic window of Nocardiopsis mwathae:
- a CDS encoding DNA cytosine methyltransferase yields the protein MDGTAIRTIDLFAGAGGLALGFRQAALGFTSVFAVEVDPAAARTFKQNFGCEVFDGPIEAVDHYPEADLIIGGPPCQGFSPLGRDRDDESRAQLNDLWQQYLKAVCELQPKAFVIENVPQFQKSAQFARLLELMETDEDLKQYSYNYGVLNAADYGVAQTRRRGIFVAVRGVDDVPWPPPPTHGPESPSGQEYLTLRDVIGDLPSYPKNAEITFDSEGRQDLHIKRNPTAKSLARYRAIPEGGNRFDLRRNRPDLEPRCWANKATGTTDVMGRLWWDRPGFTIRTEFYKPEKGRYLHPQYDRPITHREAARIQSFPDDFVFEGTKIDVARQIGNAVPAKLGRALAEFVYALAFADGKWSTERKEDRQLSLLA from the coding sequence ATGGATGGCACGGCCATCAGGACCATCGACCTGTTCGCCGGAGCGGGTGGCCTGGCGCTCGGTTTCCGCCAGGCCGCCCTGGGCTTCACGTCCGTGTTCGCGGTCGAGGTCGATCCAGCGGCTGCTCGTACCTTCAAGCAGAACTTCGGGTGTGAGGTCTTCGACGGGCCCATCGAGGCCGTCGACCACTATCCGGAGGCCGACCTCATCATCGGAGGGCCGCCGTGCCAGGGTTTCAGCCCGCTCGGTCGGGATCGGGACGACGAGAGCCGTGCGCAGCTCAACGATCTCTGGCAACAGTACCTGAAGGCGGTCTGCGAACTGCAGCCCAAGGCGTTCGTCATCGAGAACGTCCCACAGTTCCAGAAGTCCGCGCAGTTCGCTCGCCTACTGGAACTCATGGAGACGGACGAGGACCTGAAGCAGTACTCCTACAACTACGGGGTCTTGAACGCAGCCGACTACGGTGTAGCGCAGACACGGCGTCGAGGCATATTCGTCGCGGTCAGAGGAGTCGACGACGTCCCGTGGCCCCCGCCGCCGACCCATGGTCCGGAGTCCCCGAGCGGGCAAGAATACCTTACGCTTCGAGACGTCATCGGTGACCTTCCCTCCTACCCGAAGAATGCGGAAATCACATTCGATTCGGAGGGGCGTCAGGACCTGCACATCAAGCGAAATCCGACCGCGAAGTCGCTTGCGCGCTATCGTGCCATCCCTGAAGGTGGAAACAGATTCGATCTACGCCGGAATCGTCCCGATCTAGAGCCCAGATGCTGGGCGAACAAGGCAACGGGAACGACCGACGTCATGGGCAGACTCTGGTGGGACCGACCTGGATTCACCATCCGTACCGAGTTCTACAAGCCGGAGAAGGGACGGTACCTCCACCCTCAGTACGACAGGCCGATCACTCACCGTGAGGCCGCACGGATCCAGAGTTTCCCGGACGACTTCGTGTTCGAGGGAACGAAGATCGATGTCGCGCGCCAGATCGGCAACGCCGTCCCTGCGAAGCTCGGGCGGGCACTCGCCGAGTTCGTGTACGCACTGGCCTTCGCCGATGGGAAGTGGTCCACCGAGAGGAAAGAAGACAGGCAACTCAGCCTCTTGGCATAG
- a CDS encoding polysaccharide deacetylase family protein, with the protein MKHVSLLRPRILAFLPDHFSRPADPDVDPRPQRTTHRAHPRRLGTAAILASVALLLGGGTAVAAPAPAGPAPDAAVDCSAAGAKCIALTFDDGPAPRTPELLDILDRHGAESTFFMVGRQIERRPSTVRMVRDRGHEVGNHSANHRVLTELSEREIRAEISEVNDLVRREIGRSPTLMRPPYGETDATVAKVIRDLGMTQVIWNVDSEDWKGHDSATITRRTLADAKPGAIVLMHDTIDPTIEAVPTILRELKARGYTMVTVSDLLRSGQADLDRFEGGPTALPVESASAP; encoded by the coding sequence GTGAAGCACGTCTCGCTCCTGCGTCCGCGCATCCTCGCCTTCCTTCCCGACCACTTCTCCCGTCCCGCCGATCCCGACGTCGATCCCAGACCGCAGCGCACGACGCACCGGGCGCACCCCCGCCGGCTCGGCACGGCGGCGATCCTCGCCTCCGTCGCACTGCTGCTCGGTGGGGGGACCGCCGTCGCCGCGCCCGCCCCCGCCGGGCCCGCCCCCGACGCCGCCGTCGACTGCTCCGCGGCGGGTGCGAAATGCATCGCCCTGACCTTCGACGACGGCCCGGCGCCCCGTACCCCCGAACTCCTCGACATCCTCGACCGGCACGGCGCCGAGTCGACGTTCTTCATGGTGGGTCGGCAGATCGAGCGGCGCCCGTCCACCGTCCGCATGGTCCGCGACCGCGGCCACGAGGTCGGCAACCACAGCGCCAACCACCGCGTCCTCACCGAGCTGAGCGAGCGCGAGATCCGTGCGGAGATATCCGAGGTCAACGACCTCGTCCGGCGCGAGATCGGTCGCAGCCCCACGCTCATGCGCCCGCCCTACGGCGAGACCGACGCCACCGTCGCCAAGGTGATCCGGGACCTCGGGATGACCCAGGTCATCTGGAACGTCGACAGTGAGGACTGGAAGGGCCACGACTCCGCGACCATCACCCGCCGGACCCTTGCCGACGCCAAGCCGGGGGCCATCGTCCTGATGCACGACACGATCGACCCGACGATCGAGGCGGTGCCGACGATCCTGCGCGAGCTCAAGGCGCGCGGCTACACCATGGTCACGGTCTCGGATCTGCTCAGGAGCGGGCAGGCCGACCTCGACCGGTTCGAGGGCGGGCCGACCGCGCTTCCGGTGGAGTCCGCTTCGGCCCCGTGA
- a CDS encoding GNAT family N-acetyltransferase, protein MNDIAIRPARPDESAAVAELRWRWVQETYGTPDTTLEEFVPRFVAWARENESSHRCMVVARGDTVIGMAWLATTQRVPHPRSFERMSGDVQCVYVAPGERDRGLGGELIEAVLSWARDLGLERVTVHSSDRAVPAYSRHGFEASPRLLQFEVGGGRRGAMPVDEVEDELARRAR, encoded by the coding sequence GTGAACGATATCGCGATCCGCCCTGCCCGGCCCGACGAGTCAGCGGCCGTCGCCGAGCTCCGCTGGCGTTGGGTACAGGAGACCTATGGAACCCCCGACACCACGCTGGAGGAGTTCGTCCCCCGGTTCGTGGCGTGGGCCAGGGAGAACGAGTCCTCACACCGGTGCATGGTGGTGGCCCGCGGCGACACGGTCATCGGCATGGCCTGGCTGGCGACCACACAGCGCGTGCCGCATCCGCGCTCCTTCGAGCGGATGTCGGGCGACGTGCAGTGCGTGTATGTGGCGCCGGGCGAGCGCGACCGCGGCCTGGGCGGCGAACTGATCGAGGCGGTCCTGTCGTGGGCGCGTGACCTGGGCCTTGAGCGGGTGACGGTGCACTCCAGCGACCGGGCGGTCCCGGCGTACTCCCGCCACGGGTTCGAAGCCTCGCCGCGCCTGCTCCAGTTCGAGGTGGGGGGCGGGAGAAGAGGTGCGATGCCGGTGGACGAGGTGGAGGACGAACTCGCTCGCCGTGCCCGATGA
- a CDS encoding PepSY-associated TM helix domain-containing protein yields the protein MATPADTPPRSSDAAPSATAPAKPHPARSRPRPHHQRYRTVWRWHFYAGLFVAPVLLVLAVTGGIYLFKDPYEEWRYSDLRTLDAPVSAPVPLSEQVESAQAAHPDLPLDSVIPPAEADRSTRVILKGTDAGHFAPGMSVYVDPASAHVLGSVDDSATLMRAVRDIHGSLMAGDIGDMVVETAACWAVILVATGTYLWWRSPARRRSAATSGRSGGAGESGSGSGSGTGSGDARAPRNGRRLSLRRLHALTGITAGAVIVLLVLTGLPWSGVWGGGLRAVQEWTGSTRPDPGDFADTSAPGTAQDGHAGHGASATRDPREHHPDADVPWAAQDEKVPTSAGGTAPVPMEAALAAAHDTADCPASSCDYSVLPPQDAAGVYTVTAKPRHDPADERTVRVDQYTGEVVASYGWAEYGVIAKGVSQGIAIHEGRRFGTANLILMLAACVAIVGLVVTGTWMWWRRRPRNRIGAPARPTDRRTAYGVIAIMAVLGLLFPLAGISMLIVLAIDALILRRVPALRTMFG from the coding sequence ATGGCGACCCCCGCCGACACACCCCCGCGATCATCGGACGCCGCACCGTCGGCGACGGCACCGGCGAAACCGCACCCGGCGCGATCCCGACCCCGACCGCACCACCAGCGCTACCGGACCGTCTGGCGGTGGCACTTCTACGCCGGCCTCTTCGTCGCGCCCGTGCTGCTCGTACTCGCCGTCACCGGCGGCATCTACCTCTTCAAGGACCCCTACGAGGAGTGGCGCTACTCCGACCTGCGCACGCTGGACGCACCCGTCAGCGCACCGGTCCCGCTGTCCGAGCAGGTCGAGTCGGCCCAGGCGGCCCACCCCGACCTCCCGCTCGACTCGGTCATCCCGCCGGCCGAGGCCGACCGCTCGACCCGCGTCATCCTCAAGGGCACGGACGCCGGCCACTTCGCCCCCGGGATGTCGGTGTACGTCGATCCCGCGAGCGCGCACGTGCTGGGCTCGGTCGATGACAGTGCGACCCTGATGCGCGCGGTGCGGGACATCCACGGCTCGCTGATGGCCGGGGACATCGGCGACATGGTCGTGGAGACGGCGGCGTGCTGGGCCGTCATCCTCGTCGCCACCGGCACGTACCTGTGGTGGCGCAGCCCGGCGCGGCGGCGGTCGGCGGCCACGTCCGGCCGCAGCGGCGGAGCCGGCGAGAGCGGGAGCGGGAGCGGGAGCGGGACCGGCAGCGGCGACGCGCGGGCTCCCCGGAACGGGCGGCGCCTCTCACTGCGCCGACTGCACGCCCTCACCGGGATCACCGCGGGCGCCGTCATCGTCCTGCTCGTGCTGACCGGGCTCCCCTGGTCCGGGGTGTGGGGCGGCGGCCTCCGCGCGGTCCAGGAGTGGACCGGCTCCACCAGGCCCGACCCCGGCGACTTCGCCGACACCTCGGCCCCCGGCACCGCGCAGGACGGGCACGCGGGCCATGGCGCGTCCGCCACTCGGGACCCGCGGGAACACCACCCCGACGCCGACGTCCCCTGGGCCGCGCAGGACGAGAAGGTCCCCACGTCGGCCGGGGGCACCGCACCCGTCCCCATGGAGGCGGCGCTCGCAGCGGCGCACGACACCGCCGACTGCCCCGCTTCGTCCTGCGACTACTCGGTCCTTCCGCCGCAGGACGCCGCCGGCGTCTACACGGTGACGGCCAAGCCCCGGCACGACCCGGCCGACGAGCGCACCGTGCGCGTCGACCAGTACACGGGCGAGGTCGTCGCGTCCTACGGCTGGGCGGAGTACGGGGTGATCGCCAAGGGGGTCTCGCAGGGCATCGCCATCCATGAGGGGCGGCGCTTCGGCACGGCCAATCTGATCCTCATGCTCGCCGCCTGCGTGGCCATCGTCGGGCTGGTCGTGACGGGAACCTGGATGTGGTGGCGGCGCCGCCCCCGCAACCGCATCGGCGCCCCGGCCCGCCCCACCGACCGGCGCACCGCCTACGGGGTCATCGCGATCATGGCCGTCCTCGGCCTGCTGTTCCCCCTGGCCGGAATCAGCATGCTCATCGTCCTCGCGATCGACGCCCTCATCCTGCGCCGCGTTCCGGCGCTGCGGACCATGTTCGGCTGA
- a CDS encoding protein kinase domain-containing protein produces the protein MKARGARRLGRLLPDDPSEVGGYRLVGRVGSGGMGTVYAGTAAGVRGYLAVKVVHPRHAADPRFREQFAHEARLLARVNSPCVARFISADVEADHPWLATEYVPGPTVRHHVERYGPLRPGMVRALAVGVADALRAIHAAGIVHRDLKPSNVVMAPSGPKVLDFGIARPSTAADATRWVRIRRMRRALRALRLPSPATLPGPEAGSGVPRDRVGTPGWISPEQYRRRQVTDRSDVFLWGALVAFAAAAHDPFGHGHPRELARRVLHEDPDLDRLPPGLDELVPRAMAKDPGDRPDAAELLRLLLASEGAANGRSDVTPTVRRVLREQWTDVAVRFPQPPRERWWPLR, from the coding sequence GTGAAAGCGCGGGGGGCGCGGCGGCTCGGGCGGCTGCTGCCCGACGACCCGTCCGAGGTCGGGGGCTACCGCCTCGTCGGGCGGGTCGGCTCCGGCGGGATGGGAACCGTCTACGCGGGCACGGCCGCGGGCGTCCGCGGGTACCTCGCCGTCAAGGTGGTCCACCCGCGGCACGCCGCCGACCCCCGCTTCCGGGAGCAGTTCGCCCACGAGGCCCGGCTGCTGGCGCGAGTGAACAGCCCGTGCGTGGCCAGGTTCATCAGCGCCGATGTGGAGGCCGACCACCCCTGGTTGGCCACCGAGTACGTGCCGGGGCCGACCGTGCGCCACCACGTCGAACGCTACGGCCCGCTGCGCCCGGGGATGGTGCGGGCGCTGGCCGTCGGCGTCGCCGACGCGCTGCGCGCGATCCACGCGGCGGGCATCGTGCACCGCGACCTCAAGCCGAGCAACGTCGTCATGGCGCCGTCGGGGCCGAAGGTGCTCGACTTCGGTATCGCCCGCCCGTCGACCGCGGCGGACGCGACGCGGTGGGTGCGCATCCGCCGCATGCGGCGGGCGTTGCGCGCGCTGCGGCTGCCCTCGCCCGCGACCCTGCCCGGCCCGGAGGCGGGGAGCGGCGTGCCGCGCGACCGGGTCGGCACGCCCGGGTGGATCAGCCCGGAGCAGTACCGGCGCCGACAGGTGACCGACCGGTCCGACGTGTTCCTGTGGGGCGCCCTGGTCGCCTTCGCGGCGGCCGCCCACGACCCGTTCGGGCACGGGCACCCGCGCGAGCTGGCCCGGCGGGTCCTGCACGAGGACCCGGACCTGGACCGGCTCCCACCCGGACTCGACGAACTCGTCCCGCGCGCGATGGCCAAGGACCCCGGCGACCGGCCGGACGCGGCGGAGCTTCTGCGCCTGCTCCTCGCGTCGGAGGGCGCCGCGAACGGCCGCAGCGACGTGACACCGACGGTGCGGCGCGTCCTGCGCGAGCAGTGGACCGACGTGGCCGTGCGGTTCCCGCAGCCGCCCCGCGAGCGCTGGTGGCCGCTGCGCTGA
- a CDS encoding NaeI family type II restriction endonuclease produces the protein MSDDLNLFSHEGLPISDEVDDTMVDSEMDAVESWFLSFPDLESRFAEVFRQAIDEVLDGQRTGRFDIHDRARVAKTELTYLGTKVEIVCQDMFELPRGKSMDYLVCEQEVDAKFSIGASTGQSIPREAVGRICLLMHARDDRGRFSVGLLRTTEDRLNPGKNSDGKRSIKSESRRHIRWLVRDGDLPENFLMRLSAAERHEIFDRLDARGNPPSGQERVNRLFRIVQGRVVDRQTVLTVAKQSDAPKRVRDARIALRDEGIMIFGHQNGHPNVCHDLGLPKCSKGEWISARLVPSEGDDGRRVTPMGSATYAVANDDEPPSPLPTL, from the coding sequence GTGAGCGACGATTTAAATCTTTTTTCCCATGAAGGTCTGCCGATCTCGGATGAAGTCGATGACACTATGGTCGACTCCGAGATGGATGCGGTGGAGTCCTGGTTTCTGAGTTTTCCCGACCTGGAGAGCAGGTTCGCTGAGGTTTTCCGTCAGGCGATCGACGAGGTGCTCGACGGGCAGCGAACCGGAAGGTTCGATATTCACGATCGAGCGCGCGTCGCCAAGACCGAATTGACGTACCTGGGGACGAAGGTGGAGATCGTCTGTCAGGACATGTTCGAACTTCCTCGTGGTAAATCGATGGACTACCTCGTATGCGAACAGGAAGTCGACGCCAAGTTCTCGATCGGGGCATCCACCGGACAGTCGATTCCGAGGGAAGCCGTGGGGAGGATCTGCCTCCTCATGCACGCACGCGACGACAGAGGGCGGTTCTCGGTCGGGTTGTTGAGAACCACGGAAGACCGGCTGAACCCTGGGAAGAACAGCGACGGAAAACGATCGATAAAATCGGAATCCCGACGCCATATCCGGTGGTTGGTCCGCGATGGTGATCTTCCTGAGAATTTTCTCATGAGGCTCTCGGCGGCCGAGCGCCACGAGATATTCGACAGGTTGGATGCACGTGGAAACCCCCCGAGTGGGCAGGAACGTGTGAATCGACTATTCAGAATCGTACAGGGGCGTGTCGTGGATCGCCAGACGGTCCTCACGGTCGCCAAGCAGTCGGATGCGCCGAAGCGCGTTCGAGATGCCCGAATCGCCTTGCGCGATGAAGGGATAATGATCTTCGGTCACCAGAATGGGCATCCGAATGTTTGTCACGATCTAGGTCTTCCGAAGTGCTCCAAAGGCGAATGGATAAGCGCCAGGCTGGTTCCCTCGGAAGGCGATGATGGGCGCCGGGTCACACCGATGGGATCGGCGACCTACGCCGTGGCGAATGATGATGAGCCGCCCAGCCCTCTGCCCACCCTCTGA
- the recD2 gene encoding SF1B family DNA helicase RecD2 translates to MGGVLVAEGRGGQPFRPAVLEGVLERITYANEETGYTVAKVDNGRGNGGELTTVVGALLGAQPGESLRMEGRWGSHPQYGRQFMVENYTTVLPATVQGVRRYLGSGLIKGIGPRLAEKIVDHFGVEALDVIEQTPERLIEVPKLGPKRTKLIADAWEEQKAIKEVMVFLQGIGVSTSLAVRIYKKYGDGSIGVVRNEPYKLATDVWGIGFKTADTIARAVGIPHDSPQRVMAGIQFTLSESTSDGHCFLPEDRLISDAVKILQVDAGLVIECLAELVAEEGVVKEKVPGPEGEPVNAVYLVPFQRAEVGLAAQLHALLEHPADRMEAFQDVDWAKALEWLKQRTGADLAPEQEEAVKLALTRKVAVLTGGPGCGKSFTVASIIRLAAAKRARIILAAPTGRAAKRMTELTGHEASTVHRLLELKPGGDASYDKDRPLDCDLLVVDEASMLDLLLANKLVKAVPPGAHLLLVGDVDQLPSVGAGQVLRDLLATQGAEADAAADGSEECADPIPNVRLTRVFRQAQQSGVVTNAHRVNQGKPPELDGMTDFFLFSCDDTELTAEITVDVVATRIPRKFGFDPRRDVQVLTPMHRGPAGAGNLNTVLQSALTPSREGVAERRFGGRIFRVGDKVTQVRNNYEKGANGVFNGTVGVITAIDTDEQELTVRTDEDEDVGYDFAELDELAHAYAVTVHRSQGSEYPVVVIPVTTSAWMMLQRNLLYTAITRAKKLVVLVGSRRAIAQAVRNAAAGRRYTGLAYRLSNRGL, encoded by the coding sequence GTGGGAGGGGTTCTTGTGGCCGAGGGGCGTGGTGGGCAGCCGTTTCGGCCGGCGGTGTTGGAGGGGGTGCTGGAGCGCATCACCTATGCGAACGAGGAGACCGGCTACACCGTCGCCAAGGTCGACAACGGGCGGGGCAACGGCGGGGAGCTGACCACCGTGGTCGGCGCCCTGCTGGGGGCGCAGCCGGGGGAGTCGTTGCGGATGGAGGGCCGGTGGGGGTCCCATCCGCAGTACGGGCGGCAGTTCATGGTCGAGAACTACACGACCGTTCTGCCCGCCACCGTGCAGGGTGTGCGCCGCTACCTCGGGTCTGGGCTGATCAAGGGTATCGGCCCGCGGTTGGCCGAGAAGATCGTGGACCACTTCGGGGTCGAGGCGCTGGACGTCATCGAGCAGACCCCCGAGCGCCTGATCGAGGTGCCCAAGCTCGGACCGAAGCGCACCAAGCTCATCGCCGACGCCTGGGAGGAGCAGAAGGCCATCAAGGAGGTCATGGTCTTCCTCCAGGGCATCGGCGTCTCCACGTCGCTCGCCGTCCGTATCTACAAGAAGTACGGCGACGGCTCCATCGGCGTCGTCCGAAACGAGCCCTACAAGCTCGCCACCGACGTGTGGGGTATCGGGTTCAAGACCGCCGACACCATCGCGCGCGCCGTGGGCATCCCGCACGACAGCCCGCAGCGGGTCATGGCCGGGATCCAGTTCACGCTCTCCGAATCCACCTCCGACGGCCACTGCTTCCTGCCCGAGGACCGGCTCATCTCGGATGCCGTGAAGATCCTGCAGGTCGACGCCGGCCTGGTGATCGAGTGCCTGGCCGAGCTGGTGGCCGAGGAGGGCGTGGTCAAGGAGAAGGTCCCCGGTCCCGAGGGCGAGCCGGTCAACGCCGTCTACCTCGTCCCCTTCCAGCGCGCCGAGGTGGGACTCGCCGCTCAGCTGCACGCACTGCTGGAGCACCCGGCCGACCGGATGGAGGCCTTCCAGGACGTCGACTGGGCCAAGGCGCTGGAGTGGCTGAAGCAGCGGACGGGTGCGGATCTGGCGCCCGAGCAGGAGGAAGCGGTCAAGCTGGCGCTGACCCGCAAGGTCGCGGTGCTCACGGGCGGGCCCGGGTGCGGCAAGTCCTTCACGGTCGCCTCCATCATCCGGCTGGCCGCCGCCAAACGGGCCAGGATCATCCTCGCGGCGCCCACGGGGCGGGCCGCCAAGCGGATGACCGAGCTCACCGGCCACGAGGCGTCGACCGTGCACCGGCTGCTGGAGCTCAAACCGGGCGGCGACGCCTCCTACGACAAGGACCGGCCGCTCGACTGCGACCTGCTGGTCGTCGACGAGGCGTCCATGCTCGACCTCCTGCTCGCCAACAAGCTGGTCAAGGCCGTGCCACCCGGTGCCCACCTGCTGCTGGTCGGCGACGTCGACCAGCTGCCGTCCGTGGGAGCGGGGCAGGTCCTGCGCGACCTGCTGGCGACACAGGGCGCAGAGGCCGACGCCGCCGCCGATGGCTCCGAGGAGTGCGCGGACCCCATCCCGAACGTGCGGCTGACCCGGGTCTTCCGCCAGGCACAGCAGTCCGGCGTGGTCACCAACGCGCACCGGGTGAACCAGGGCAAGCCGCCGGAGCTGGACGGTATGACCGACTTCTTCCTGTTCTCCTGTGACGACACCGAGCTGACCGCGGAGATCACGGTCGACGTCGTCGCCACCCGCATCCCGCGGAAGTTCGGCTTCGACCCGCGCCGCGACGTGCAGGTGCTCACCCCGATGCACCGCGGCCCGGCCGGGGCCGGCAACCTCAACACGGTGCTGCAGAGCGCCCTGACTCCGTCGCGCGAGGGCGTGGCCGAGCGCAGGTTCGGCGGCCGGATCTTCCGGGTCGGCGATAAGGTCACCCAGGTCCGGAACAACTACGAGAAGGGCGCCAACGGCGTCTTCAACGGCACGGTGGGGGTCATCACCGCGATCGACACCGACGAGCAGGAGCTCACCGTGCGCACCGACGAGGATGAAGACGTCGGCTACGACTTCGCCGAGCTCGACGAGCTCGCCCACGCCTACGCGGTCACCGTGCACCGTTCGCAGGGCAGCGAGTACCCGGTCGTGGTGATCCCGGTGACGACCAGCGCGTGGATGATGCTGCAGCGCAACCTGCTCTACACCGCGATCACCCGGGCGAAGAAGCTGGTGGTGCTGGTCGGCTCGCGGCGGGCCATCGCCCAGGCGGTGCGCAATGCCGCGGCCGGGCGCCGATATACCGGGCTCGCGTACCGATTGTCCAACCGGGGCCTTTAG
- a CDS encoding NgoMIV family type II restriction endonuclease, with amino-acid sequence MLERGRPIPAPFAASLCGYRNGKPNTSDASHAFSVELGTAFFDVMGVPRAAVDGGLAGPVMAREMLADLAGRVESFGSDVSVDAERKLAEFEQYSHLGVVQELAKDPAGSRVSSSIEELEVYIHDDDGDLNQAPRLLDLVGRIRGEHEESVAERRLLLDTLGEESVLGLDIAISGPSPYSNSSLPFLEAGFSLKWSLRTDRAQDCRTQGAKMAALRRGRMPHFAAVTMEPRPYFLGILGRGSGEIDCVYHLHLPALAEAVDQVCTSKNRMAARDTFHRLRDQGRVRDYDDLIAYVSRI; translated from the coding sequence GTGTTGGAACGAGGTCGACCAATTCCTGCTCCGTTCGCCGCTTCCTTGTGCGGCTACCGTAATGGAAAGCCCAATACCAGCGATGCGAGCCACGCGTTCTCGGTGGAGTTGGGGACCGCCTTCTTCGACGTGATGGGGGTGCCTCGGGCGGCGGTCGATGGAGGGCTGGCCGGTCCCGTCATGGCCAGGGAAATGCTCGCTGACCTTGCGGGCAGGGTGGAATCCTTCGGGAGTGATGTCTCAGTCGATGCTGAACGTAAGCTGGCGGAATTCGAGCAATATTCCCATCTGGGTGTGGTGCAGGAGCTTGCGAAAGATCCTGCAGGGAGTCGAGTCTCGTCGAGTATCGAAGAACTTGAGGTGTACATTCACGATGATGATGGTGATCTGAACCAGGCGCCGAGGTTGCTCGACCTGGTGGGCAGGATTCGTGGAGAGCACGAGGAGTCGGTCGCCGAGCGGCGGCTCCTGCTGGATACCCTCGGTGAGGAATCCGTGCTGGGGCTCGATATAGCGATCTCTGGGCCATCGCCTTACTCGAATTCGTCGCTTCCGTTCTTGGAAGCCGGGTTCTCGCTGAAGTGGAGTCTGCGTACCGATCGTGCCCAGGATTGTCGAACCCAGGGGGCGAAAATGGCCGCTTTGAGACGCGGCCGCATGCCGCACTTCGCCGCCGTCACGATGGAGCCGCGGCCCTACTTCCTTGGAATTCTCGGCAGGGGGTCGGGCGAAATCGATTGTGTCTACCACCTCCACCTACCTGCCCTGGCCGAAGCAGTCGATCAGGTCTGTACGTCGAAGAATCGTATGGCCGCGCGAGACACTTTTCATCGCCTGCGAGACCAGGGGAGGGTCCGGGATTACGATGATCTGATCGCATACGTGTCACGGATTTGA
- a CDS encoding ATP-binding protein produces the protein MRAFARTFPGRAESAAQARHWLRELLDHETCGAKVPTETAETAYLLLSELATNAAQHTASGRPGGYFSVFARFTTSRLRIEVTDEPDLGDPPAPAPARPRDESGRGLGIVAALSTRCGDYRRARSHTVFFELAHGSRRHGNGNGNFPPPLALPPLRHWFQRQVASRSRPRGSLAPARGPGGGGRLFAPSPAIA, from the coding sequence ATGCGAGCGTTCGCGCGCACCTTCCCCGGCCGCGCGGAGAGTGCCGCCCAGGCCCGCCATTGGCTCAGAGAACTGCTGGATCACGAGACCTGCGGTGCCAAGGTGCCCACCGAAACCGCCGAGACCGCCTACCTTCTCCTCTCCGAACTCGCCACCAACGCGGCGCAGCACACGGCATCCGGGCGGCCCGGCGGGTACTTCTCCGTGTTCGCCCGGTTCACCACGAGCCGACTGCGCATCGAAGTCACCGACGAACCCGACCTCGGCGATCCCCCCGCCCCCGCCCCAGCACGCCCACGAGACGAAAGCGGGCGCGGCCTCGGCATCGTCGCCGCGCTCTCCACCCGGTGCGGCGACTATCGGCGCGCCCGCAGCCATACCGTGTTCTTCGAACTCGCGCACGGCTCACGCCGCCACGGAAACGGAAACGGCAACTTCCCCCCGCCCCTCGCCCTGCCCCCGCTCCGCCACTGGTTCCAGCGGCAGGTCGCGTCCAGGAGTCGCCCCCGCGGCTCTCTGGCCCCCGCCCGAGGCCCCGGCGGAGGCGGGCGCCTCTTCGCCCCGTCCCCCGCCATCGCCTGA
- a CDS encoding very short patch repair endonuclease, with translation MVAERPRGASSEAVRKSMRSNKGRDTKPELAVRRAVHARGLRYRVSARPLPDLRRTADLVFIRSKVAVFIDGCFWHGCPEHHTGSKTNAAFWADKVRRNRERDRETDTLLTKAGWTVIRSWEHEATEAVVERIIRVVKDRRAVEG, from the coding sequence ATGGTCGCCGAACGTCCACGGGGCGCCTCCAGCGAGGCCGTGCGGAAGAGCATGCGGTCCAACAAGGGTCGTGACACGAAACCTGAGCTCGCCGTCCGCAGAGCCGTACACGCCCGGGGACTGCGGTACCGCGTCTCTGCACGGCCTCTCCCCGACCTGCGGCGGACCGCCGATCTCGTCTTCATCCGGTCCAAGGTCGCCGTGTTCATCGACGGCTGTTTCTGGCATGGGTGCCCCGAGCACCACACCGGTTCCAAGACCAACGCCGCATTCTGGGCTGACAAGGTACGACGGAACCGGGAGAGAGATCGCGAGACCGACACCCTACTGACGAAGGCGGGCTGGACGGTGATCCGTTCTTGGGAACACGAAGCCACCGAGGCCGTCGTCGAACGGATCATCCGGGTGGTGAAGGATCGCCGGGCAGTGGAGGGCTAG